CCCCCATCTCCATCCCCCAGTACCTGGTGGACTACGTGGTGGAGGTGGACAGCATCGGGGACCCCGCGGGCATCGTCTCCGGCACCACCCGGGTGACCCGGGACCCGCTGCGGCTGCTCATCTCCCAGTACGCCTCCCGGCTCATCGAGGCCTCGCCGTACTTCGTCGACGGCATCTCCTTCCAGACCGGCGCCGGGGGCATCCCCCTGGCGGTGACGGCCTTCATGAAGGAAGCCATGAAGAAGCGGGGCATCAAAGGCAGCTTCGGCCTGGGGGGCATCACGGGGTACTTCGTGGACCTGCTCAAGGAAGGCCTCGTGGAGAAGCTCATGGACGTGCAGTCCTTCGACCTGGAGGCGGTGAAGTCCATCGCCACCAACCCGAACCACATCGAGATCTCCGCGGACTGGTACGCCAACCCCTGGAACGGCGGCGCGGCGGTGAACATGCTGGACGTGGTGATTCTGGGGGCCACGGAGCTGGACCGGAACTTCCACGCCAACGTGAACACCGAGGCGGACGGGGCGCTCCTCCACGGCATCGGGGGGCACCAGGACACGGCGGCGGGGGCGAAGCTCACCATCATCGCCCAGCCCCTGCTCCGGGGCCGCATCCCCTGCGTGGTGGACAAGGTGCACTCCGTCACCACCCCCGGCGAGGTGGTGGACGCGGTGGTCACGGAGTACGGCGTCACCCTCAACCCCCGGCGGACGGACCTTCTGGAAGCCTGCCAGGCCGCGGGCAACGTGCCCCTGGTGTCGGTGGACGAGCTGGTGGACCGGGCGCACCGCATGGCGGGCCCCATGGACCCGGTGGCCCAGGAGGAGCGCATCGTGGGGGTCGTCGAGTGGCGGGACGGCACGGTGATCGACGTGGTGCGGCAGTTGAAACAGAAGGCCTGACGGAGACCGGAAGGCGAGGGGGCGGGGCTCGGTGAGGCCCCGCCCCCCTTCCTTTTCCGGAACCCATGGACCTCGCGGAGGGAAGGTCAGCCCCGAGGAACGATCCGCTCCAAAAGCCAGGCCATGTTCCGCCCCAGCACCCGCATGTTCTCCATGCCCTCCTGGTCCTCCGCCACATCCCCCGGTTTCATGCCGTAGCCCATGTTCCAGTAGGACGCCCCCACCAGGTAGGTCTGCATCATGTGGAGCCAGTGGTTGAGGGTGTCGAAGGCGTGGGTGGCCCCACCCCGGCGCACCGCCAGGACCGCCGCTCCCGCCTTGTGGCGGAACAGCCCCCCGTTGGCCCCGGAAACCAGCCCCGCCCGGTCCAGAAAGCCCTTCATCTCCGACGTGACGTCGGTGTAGTACACGGGAGAACCCAGGAGGATGCCGTCCGCTTCGGCCATCTTCGCCACCAGCTCGTTCAGGGGGTCTCCCTCCAGGACGCAGCGCCGGTCCCGGTTCTCGAAACACCGGCGACAGGCCACGCACCCCCGGAAGGGACGCCCCCCGATGCGCACCAGCTCCGTCTCCACCCCCGCCGCCTCCAGCTCCCCGAAGACCGTCCGCATCAGGATCTCCGTGTTGCCCCCCTCCCGGGGGCTGCCGTTGATGCCCAGAACCTTCATGGCCTCTCCTCCTTCGGGCCGGGTCGCGGCCTCCTCCGAAGGTTACAGGGCCTCCCGGTACAGCGCCAGCACCTGTTCCCGTGTGTAGGGGCGAGGGTTGGTGGCCCCGATGGCTTCCCGCATGGCCTCCTCCGCCAACCCGGGCAGATCCTCGGCCCGGACCCCCACGGAGGAGAGCCCCGAGGGGATCCCCACCTCCCGGGCCAGGGCGAAGAGGTCCCGCACCGCCGCCTCCCCGTTCTCCCGCTCGCTGTGCCACCCCTTCCCCACCCCCAGGGCCAGGGCCACCTCCCCCATCTTGAGGGGCGAGGCGTCCAGGTTGAACCGGGCCACGTGGGGAAGCAGCAGGGCGTTGCACAGACCGTGGGGCAGGTTGTACAGCCCCCCCAGGGGGTGGGCCATGGCGTGGGTCAGCCCGAGCCCCGCGTTGTTGAAGGCCGTCCCCGCCAGGAAGCTGCCGTAGCACATCCCCTCCCGGGCCTCCAGATCCTCCCCCTTCTGCACCGCCCGGGGCAGGTTCCGGCGGATCAGCTGCACCGCCTTGAAGGCCTTGCCGTCGGTGATGGGGGTGGCCCCGGTAGAGAGGAGGGCCTCCACCCCGTGGGTCAGGGCGTCCATCCCCGTGGCGGCGGTGAGGGAGGGGGGCATGGAGAGCATCATCTCCGGGTCGTTCACGGAGACGCAGGGGGTGAGACGCCAGTCGGTGATGGTAAACTTGGAGTGGTCCCGGTCGTCGGAGACCACCGCGAACTGGGTCACCTCGCTGCCCGTGCCCGCGGTGGTGCTGATGGCCACCAGGCGGGGCAGGGGAACCGCCACCCGGCCATATCCCTCGTAGTCCCGAAGGTTTCCCCCGTTGGACACCAGGATGCCCACGGCCTTGGCGGAGTCGATGGCGCTGCCGCCCCCCACCGCCACCAGCAGGTCGCAGTCCCCCGCCAGGAAGGCCTCCGCCCCCCGCACCGCCACGTCCACCGTGGGGTTGGGCACCGCCTCGCAGAAGGAGACCGAATCCACCCCTCCCTCCCGGAGCAGCTCCCCGATCTGCGCCGCCTGGGCCTCTCCCACCTCGCCCCGGGAGGCCACCACCAGAGCCCTTTTTCCCCCCAGGATACGGGCCTCCCGCCGGATTTCCCCCACACACCCCGCCCCCAGCAGGTTGAGGCTGGGGATGTAGTAGCGACAACCGCCTACCCCGACCATGTCCATCCTCCCTTCCGCGCCCAGGAGGGCACACCGCTTCAGCGTCATGATAGGATCAAGGGAAGAGGATCGCTAATGGGCGATCAGGGGTTTTTTTGACCGCCCGCGAAGGAGGAAACCCCATGCCCGATGCCCCGAGGACCTACCCCCAGCCCGACGACGAGACCCTGCGCCGGGTTCTCACGCCCCTGCAGTTCGCCGTGACCCGGGAGAACGCCACGGAGCCTCCCTTCCGCAACCCCACCCACGACGAACGCCGGGAGGGACTCTACGTGGACGTGGCCACCGGGGAACCCCTCTTCTCCTCCCGGGACCAGTTCGACGCGGGCTGCGGCTGGCCCAGCTTCTCCCGCCCCCTGGACCCCGGGGCGGTTCGGGAGCGGGAAGACACAAGCCACGGCATGGCGCGCACGGAGGTGCGCAGCCGAAGCGGAGACAACCACCTGGGACACCTCTTCGACGACGGCCCTCCGGACCGGGGGGGCCTGCGCTACTGCATCAACAGCGCCGCCCTGCGCTTCATCCCCCGGGAGAAGCTGAAGGAAGAAGGCTACGGGGAATACGAAGACCGGTTTCGCTAGGGGACGGGAACCGGGGTCCTGCGGTATCATGCCTGAGGCCCCTGGGGCACACTGGAACAAGCGGAGGCGCGGAGAGGATGCCGCAGAAGAGTCTCAACGCGGAGGAGCGGGCCTATCGCTCCATCATCAAGCTGATCCTCTCGGGGTTCTACCGCCCCGGGGATTTTCTCCTGGAGGTGGAACTGGCGGAACGCCTCCAGATGAGCCGGACCCCCGTGAGCCGAGCCCTGGCCCGGCTGGTGGTGGAGGGCTTTCTGGACAAGATGCCCAAGAAGGGGTGCTTCATCCCCGTCCCCACCCCGGAGGACGCGGCGCAGGTCTTCCGCGCCCGCATCGCCGTGGAGAGCGAGGCGGCGGCCGGAGCCGCCCGGCTCGCCACGGAGGAGGAGATCCGCCATCTGGAGGACCTGGTGGCCCAGGACGAAGAGGCGGTACGCACCCTGGCCAAGGAGTCCTTCTCCGCCATCAACGAGGCATTGCACCTGGGCATCGCCCGGGCGTCCCGCAACGCCTACCTGGAGCGCTGGTGCCGCTACATCTTCTGGCGGTCCAATCTCTACGTCTTCTACCTGGACAGCTTCTACCGATCCGTGGAACGCAGCCAGGTGCCCCCCCAGAAGACCCCGGCACAACACCGGACCCTGGTCCAGGCCATCCGGGAGCACGACCCGGAGGAAGCGGCCCGGCTCATGCGGGTCCACATCGAACGCAGCTACGAGGTCCTCCTCTTCCGCCCCGAAGACCCCAGACCCTAGACTCGCCCCTAACAGAGGGCCCCGTATCTCTCCGGGG
The sequence above is drawn from the Aminomonas paucivorans DSM 12260 genome and encodes:
- the citF gene encoding citrate lyase subunit alpha, whose translation is MAVNAAGRDIPSSIPGYGEVRPYQGAFARVPEGFRAGGRLKAVNGSCRDKRLKDIEAAIVASGLKSGMTVSFHHHLRNGDYVVNRVMDACAALGIRDLTLFPTALFGVHKKLIDHIKSGVIRRIMGSVNGPIGQLVSEGGMDAPVVLRSHGGRPRAVAAGDVHIDVAFVAAPCADRYGNLSGAEGPGACGSLGYTFTDAQYADCVVAVTDHLRPYPIAPISIPQYLVDYVVEVDSIGDPAGIVSGTTRVTRDPLRLLISQYASRLIEASPYFVDGISFQTGAGGIPLAVTAFMKEAMKKRGIKGSFGLGGITGYFVDLLKEGLVEKLMDVQSFDLEAVKSIATNPNHIEISADWYANPWNGGAAVNMLDVVILGATELDRNFHANVNTEADGALLHGIGGHQDTAAGAKLTIIAQPLLRGRIPCVVDKVHSVTTPGEVVDAVVTEYGVTLNPRRTDLLEACQAAGNVPLVSVDELVDRAHRMAGPMDPVAQEERIVGVVEWRDGTVIDVVRQLKQKA
- a CDS encoding flavodoxin family protein codes for the protein MKVLGINGSPREGGNTEILMRTVFGELEAAGVETELVRIGGRPFRGCVACRRCFENRDRRCVLEGDPLNELVAKMAEADGILLGSPVYYTDVTSEMKGFLDRAGLVSGANGGLFRHKAGAAVLAVRRGGATHAFDTLNHWLHMMQTYLVGASYWNMGYGMKPGDVAEDQEGMENMRVLGRNMAWLLERIVPRG
- a CDS encoding iron-containing alcohol dehydrogenase, with the translated sequence MVGVGGCRYYIPSLNLLGAGCVGEIRREARILGGKRALVVASRGEVGEAQAAQIGELLREGGVDSVSFCEAVPNPTVDVAVRGAEAFLAGDCDLLVAVGGGSAIDSAKAVGILVSNGGNLRDYEGYGRVAVPLPRLVAISTTAGTGSEVTQFAVVSDDRDHSKFTITDWRLTPCVSVNDPEMMLSMPPSLTAATGMDALTHGVEALLSTGATPITDGKAFKAVQLIRRNLPRAVQKGEDLEAREGMCYGSFLAGTAFNNAGLGLTHAMAHPLGGLYNLPHGLCNALLLPHVARFNLDASPLKMGEVALALGVGKGWHSERENGEAAVRDLFALAREVGIPSGLSSVGVRAEDLPGLAEEAMREAIGATNPRPYTREQVLALYREAL
- the msrB gene encoding peptide-methionine (R)-S-oxide reductase MsrB: MPDAPRTYPQPDDETLRRVLTPLQFAVTRENATEPPFRNPTHDERREGLYVDVATGEPLFSSRDQFDAGCGWPSFSRPLDPGAVREREDTSHGMARTEVRSRSGDNHLGHLFDDGPPDRGGLRYCINSAALRFIPREKLKEEGYGEYEDRFR
- a CDS encoding GntR family transcriptional regulator, with protein sequence MPQKSLNAEERAYRSIIKLILSGFYRPGDFLLEVELAERLQMSRTPVSRALARLVVEGFLDKMPKKGCFIPVPTPEDAAQVFRARIAVESEAAAGAARLATEEEIRHLEDLVAQDEEAVRTLAKESFSAINEALHLGIARASRNAYLERWCRYIFWRSNLYVFYLDSFYRSVERSQVPPQKTPAQHRTLVQAIREHDPEEAARLMRVHIERSYEVLLFRPEDPRP